A genomic region of Plasmodium malariae genome assembly, chromosome: 14 contains the following coding sequences:
- the PmUG01_14031700 gene encoding conserved Plasmodium protein, unknown function, with product MAGTLNLNDLKDEPILYYENALSYVFSNSSEENKKDIPTCVIYPNETIKVGFPIYSIKNINKNENLINDNDAQNNRINEEPLITFASESKYIYPVRVQVYYSLLYLLIAIQLFVMLFFKDNINYASTGEINYGQIFVFFFMAISHSLVIMSKLGKFKTYVFDIYTSLSLFFFILSVLTINCFSSSLIALLQFFIFFLHAKIDFYVMPQSCVVPP from the exons ATGGCCGGAACGTTAAACTTAAATGATTTGAAAGATGAAcccattttatattatgaaaatgcATTAAGTTATGTTTTTTCAAATTCCAgcgaagaaaataaaaaagatataccTACATGTGTTATATATCCAAATGAAACCATAAAAGTTGGTTTCCCTATTTattccataaaaaatataaataaaaatgaaaatttaataaatgataatgatgCTCAGAATAATAGAATTAACGAAGAGCCATTAATTACTTTTGCATCCGAAtcgaaatatatttatcccGTGAGGGTTCAAGTTTATTATAGTCTCCTTTACTTATTAATAGCAATTCAGCTTTTCGTTatgctattttttaaag ATAACATAAATTACGCATCCACGGGTGAAATAAATTACGGgcaaatttttgtatttttttttatggccATCTCACACAGTTTAGTTATTATGTCAAAACTGGGAAAATTCAAAACCTATgtatttgatatatatacatcattaagtttatttttttttatattatctgtACTAACAATCAACTGTTTTAGTAGTTCTTTGATTGCTTTATTacagttttttattttttttttacatgcaAAAATTGATTTTTATGTAATGCCACAGTCATGTGTCGTACCACCATGA
- the PK9 gene encoding serine/threonine protein kinase, putative, whose amino-acid sequence MYLGSIKDIEDDLLWRGEHKQVYVCVNKNKNKEAIKIDISYDNNIYDILQLGREKYGINGEYITDSCGNVIKSIKDIIDGDTLYLKESVDKLYIDSKMENNLIVNDYVVQKRIGSGGFGIVFQGIHIQTKQRVALKFIPKSNFLDVTDVHRVFIEIQTLRGLIHNNIIKMYDVNHFQNYVCLIMEYAINGDLKNYILKNNGYLSEKEAHDLFLQIVKGVYYCHSKHIVHRDLKLENILLDENMTCKIADFGLSDFVNVDQNIKTEAGTKAYIAPEIIFNQTINYSVFKLDIWSLGILLFIMTQGFAPFKYGKKELKNFESNTLQYPNDVSDDLKSLISMMLNVDPNKRPIIVEILNHRWFYKYTEGV is encoded by the coding sequence ATGTACCTGGGGAGCATCAAAGACATTGAGGATGACCTTCTTTGGAGGGGAGAACACAAACAGGTATACGTGTGTGtaaataagaacaaaaataaagaagcgATAAAAATAGACATCAGTTATGATAACaatatttatgatatattacaATTAGGAAGAGAGAAATATGGAATCAATGGAGAATACATAACTGACAGTTGTGGGAATGTAATAAAATCaataaaagatattattGATGGtgatacattatatttaaaagaaagtgtagataaattatatattgatagtaaaatggaaaataatttaattgttAATGATTATGTAGTTCAAAAGAGAATAGGATCTGGTGGATTTGGAATAGTATTTCAAGGTATCCATATACAAACAAAACAGAGAGTtgctttaaaatttattcctAAAAGTAATTTCTTAGATGTTACAGATGTGCACAGAGTTTTTATTGAAATACAAACATTAAGAGGactaatacataataatataattaaaatgtatgatGTAAatcattttcaaaattacGTGTGTTTAATTATGGAATATGCTATTAATggagatttaaaaaattatattttaaaaaataatggatACTTATCAGAAAAAGAAGCACATGATTTATTTCTTCAAATTGTTAAGGGAGTATATTATTGTCATTCTAAACATATAGTACATCGAGatttaaaattagaaaatattttattagatGAAAATATGACTTGTAAAATTGCTGATTTTGGTTTATCTGACTTTGTTAATGTTGATCAGAATATTAAAACAGAAGCTGGTACTAAAGCTTATATAGCTCcagaaattattttcaatCAAACTATTAATTATTCTGTTTTTAAGCTAGATATATGGAGCTtaggtatattattatttatcatgACTCAAGGATTCGCACCTtttaaatatggaaaaaaggaattaaaaAACTTTGAAAGTAACACTCTGCAATATCCAAACGATGTATCCGATGATCTGAAAAGTTTAATCTCCATGATGCTCAACGTAGATCCGAACAAGCGCCCCATTATTGTAGAAATACTTAACCACAGGTGGTTTTACAAATACACGGAGGGGGTGTAA
- the PmUG01_14032000 gene encoding conserved Plasmodium protein, unknown function yields MENRTCSSGSGKIMPPEQNRNNANVNNERDITNLHDQEEYIDYNIYDYARGNNIMDQSGYAINSTQNKHGEVINPAINLYKSENNIYENNHLNVKSNNSFNVVPIPPRDAEHYDYVNVPISYNQYSCYNPLEMKNNYFASNDNNKDDIINNDMGRIHAIPNLSTKLNNSFNMSLCNKNHSNEKIMNSQINNYNEQNNYNNDLYDYVHSDLNKVNYDYAVHNYNADISNNINSVNHNSGINSINSMDHISGMDHISGMDHISGMDHISGMDHISDINNVYRMNHISSMNNMHRVPYDPQIHTNTLNSERYHSFPVNTFHLLLNKGGGSEINDSEKKFSKLKNINMSKKNYHQHQFNHPHPHSYSHPHAHHNLDQLQAIVCLQKLEEIPAPFLNISEIKYSVSVYFNTYDDILQKYQSKFYNCKLSESNNYADCDLQNEIINLPFNNEEFIYLKVIESSVYKTEITGRLQLKVKSLSQEYPLRIPIIGDDGNSKGFLIMNFFVTSSYYDVKNDILTDNSTLPSRTKFTRIRRKNNGFHFFENFTKWCCEISDHHIN; encoded by the exons atgGAAAATCGCACATGCAGTTCTGGTTCAGGAAAAATTATGCCGCCAGAACAAAACCGTAACAAT gctaatgtaaataatgaaCGTGATATCACAAACTTGCACGATCAAGAAGAGTATAtagattataatatttatgattaTGCAAGgggaaataatataatggaTCAAAGCGGGTATGCAATCAATTCTACGCAAAACAAGCATGGAGAGGTAATTAACCCCGCgataaatttgtataaaagcgaaaataacatatatgagaataatcatttaaatgtaaaatctaataattcttttaatgtGGTACCAATACCACCAAGAGATGCAGAACATTATGACTATGTAAATGTGCCTATAAGCTATAACCAATATAGTTGTTATAATCCTTTAGAGAtgaaaaacaattattttgcaagtaatgataataataaagatgacataattaataatgatatGGGAAGAATCCATGCCATCCCTAATTTAAGTACCAAATTAAATAACTCATTTAATATGagtttatgtaataaaaaccattcaaatgaaaaaattatgaacagtcaaattaataattataatgaacaaaataattataataatgatttATATGACTACGTACATAGTGACCTGAATAAGGTAAATTATGACTACGCTGTGCACAATTATAACGCTGATATAAGTAATAACATTAATAGTGTTAACCATAATAGTGGTATAAACAGTATTAACAGCATGGACCATATCAGCGGCATGGACCATATCAGCGGCATGGATCATATCAGCGGCATGGACCATATTAGCGGCATGGACCATATCAGCGACATAAATAATGTGTACAGGATGAACCATATTAGCAGCATGAATAACATGCACAGAGTTCCCTACGATCCGCAGATACACACGAACACTTTGAACAGCGAAAGATATCACTCCTTCCCTGTGAATACCTTTCACTTATTACTCAATAAAGGAGGAGGGTCCGAAATTAATGATAGTGAAAAGAAATTTTcaaaacttaaaaatattaacatgagtaaaaaaaattaccatCAACATCAATTTAACCATCCACATCCACATTCATACTCTCACCCGCATGCTCATCATAACTTAGATCAGTTACAGGCAATTGTGTGTTTACAAAAGCTAGAAGAGATTCCAgctccttttttaaatataagtgaaattaaatattctGTTAGTGTATACTTTAATACGTACGATGATATATTACAAAAGTATCAAtccaaattttataattgtaaattaAGTGAGTCAAATAATTATGCTGATTGTGATTtgcaaaatgaaataataaatttgcCTTTCAATAATgaagaatttatttatttaaaagtaataGAATCATCTGTATATAAAACAGAAATAACTGGAAGGTTGCAGTTAAAAGTTAAGTCCCTATCTCAAGAATATCCTCTACGAATACCTATAATAGGAGATGATGGAAACTCAAAAggatttttaattatgaatttttttgttacttcGTCATACTATGatgtaaaaaatgatatactAACAGACAACTCAACTTTACCAAGTAGAACAAAGTTCACTAGAATAAGAAGGAAAAACAATggctttcatttttttgaaaattttactaAGTGGTGTTGTGAAATATCGGACCatcatataaattaa
- the PmUG01_14031900 gene encoding conserved Plasmodium protein, unknown function: protein MHYLKKHLVFSHRKFINKICVDCNSFKMFRKKSRNFTSFRSIYECDLAHGNYIRNTSDISNACNTNGINSRKELLCTDPENIANTTTKTITYTVATTTTIPTTSSTINNNNYDEEFFKSVLFVNNLDDLKDYLENNLNELKNHEYILLLFKIYEIIFSNFYKTYEMSEILRLDNPNFKYVSLEQYIEEQEKKYDHAKMYRDSVKEMEEEEVGEEVGEDVGEEVGEEVGEEVGEEVGEEVGEEVGEKVGEEADEAVDNIRNVNLNSHYADRNKCDNMEYTGQNSSEHGNNSICKEESLDNVKRNKTNDNGDVKDTTVKHQLGYNKATICSQNKELEKIHFTKKKIFFGKTKLNILMDIYIKYIIDLENLNVKENKWKEYVTFFLTHKYKSFYDNIVNRIYKTFFTFSCVDVINFLYIIKRTNVSSVKNISMLAENTILQNVKYLDEEYLVRVGYVYLNNSNKNKNITHINPHSSKNLFETYINFVQNKIKTMNNQNFIKVLTYISNNNYKHVQFYKESKSEVYKRYNNFSEEQIIKLFYLYSKNITASDTVFMFSFINSIVDMFTRNSALLERQLVDVQSNASDHFVIAGMNTENKRDNSRTLSSDYSKLEKRITEEKENELIFPLSVLLNGIWANAKYFKNYPFLLKRCENIILKNIQNLGTSTISMLVWAYSTVENKSKELCFNNILYIKLKERTLQLYKSMTPKQLSNCLLGLSTTLGRAINNDGYVDTTLHAEVEQYLLQNVVEKYEVGGKCKTGGTHQISGKHKTSEMYKAANKGVQKTKYYNLTFLNFFTAEDLANICFSYSLVRTGSREFHTLIQSVLLNKIYDLSPQHISKIAYTYGCFYYYSSYTLLSSLQYEILQRVHQFSYHEISDILWCYCVNKFFDSDFWKCMLHGIDFEKVYNDARCSLLYSSLSYINLVDSSILDSYNVLRIFNFLRESYWNFQIVEYPHMFADEVVQTLVEENNFILSNNCSSSKDRAVFQYIQKVFDYEGFLIDIYFEYKNKKYAIFLYTPLNTTYDGYPLGENILKTRFIKKKNINIVHLVHNIWKNCGKDDRISLIHSQL from the coding sequence ATgcactatttaaaaaaacatctTGTGTTTAGTCATAGAAAGTTTATCAATAAAATATGTGTCGATTGTAATTCCTTTAAAatgtttagaaaaaaatCCAGAAATTTCACTTCGTTTAGAAGTATTTATGAATGTGATTTAGCACATGGAAATTACATAAGGAATACGAGTGATATAAGTAACGCATGCAACACAAATGGCATAAATAGTAGAAAAGAACTACTCTGCACGGATCCTGAAAACATTGCCAATACTACAACTAAAACTATCACTTATACTGTCGCCACCACTACCACTATCCCTACCACCTCCAGcactattaataataataactacGATGaggaattttttaaaagcgTATTGTTTGTGAACAATTTGGACGATTTAAAAGATTACTTGGAGAATAATCTAAATGAATTGAAAAACcacgaatatatattattattatttaaaatatatgaaataatattttctaacTTTTATAAAACTTACGAAATGTCAGAGATTTTGAGACTGGACAAtccaaattttaaatatgtttctCTTGAACAGTATATAGAagaacaggaaaaaaaatatgatcaCGCCAAAATGTATAGGGACTCGGTAAAGGAGATGGAGGAGGAAGAAGTGGGAGAAGAAGTGGGAGAAGATGTGGGAGAAGAAGTGGGAGAAGAAGTGGGAGAAGAAGTGGGAGAAGAAGTGGGAGAAGAAGTGGGAGAAGAAGTGGGAGAAAAAGTGGGAGAAGAAGCGGACGAAGCAGTGGACAACATCAGAAATGTGAATTTGAATAGTCATTATGCAGACAGAAATAAATGTGATAATATGGAGTACACTGGTCAAAATAGTTCTGAACATGGTAATAATTCTATTTGTAAGGAGGAATCTCTAGATAATGTAAAGAGAAATAAGACTAATGATAATGGAGATGTAAAAGATACAACAGTAAAACATCAACTAGGGTATAATAAAGCAACTATTTGTAGtcaaaataaagaattagagaaaattcattttactaagaaaaaaatatttttcggTAAAACCAAGTTGAACATATTGAtggacatatatattaaatacataatagatttagaaaatttaaatgttaaGGAGAATAAATGGAAAGAATATGTAACATTCTTTTTAACACATAAATACAAAAGCTTTTACGATAATATTgtaaatagaatatataaaactttttttacattttcatgTGTAgatgtaattaattttttgtatatcataaaaagaacaaatgtatcatctgtaaaaaatataagtatgttAGCGGAAAATacaattttacaaaatgtgAAATATCTTGATGAGGAATATTTAGTGAGGGTAGGATACGTTTACTTAAacaattcaaataaaaataaaaacataacaCATATTAATCCCCATAGCAGTAAGAACTTGTTCGAAACGTATATAAATTTcgttcaaaataaaataaagacaatgaataatcaaaattttataaaagtgcTAACATATATTAGTAACAACAATTATAAGCATGTCcaattttataaagaatCAAAAAGTGAAGTATATAAAaggtataataatttttccgaagaacaaataataaaattgttttatctatattctaaaaatataacagcaTCCGATACTGTGTTCATGTTTAGCTTCATTAATTCTATAGTAGATATGTTCACCCGAAATAGCGCACTTCTGGAAAGGCAACTAGTAGATGTTCAGTCCAATGCATCTGATCATTTCGTTATAGCGGGGATGAATACAGAGAATAAAAGAGATAATAGCAGAACGTTATCCAGTGATTACAGCAAATTAGAGAAGAGGATAACGGAGGAAAAAGAGAACGAACTGATTTTTCCCTTATCTGTTTTACTGAATGGTATATGGGCAaatgcaaaatattttaagaattacccttttttattaaaaagatgtgaaaacattattttgaaaaatatacaaaatttggGTACCTCAACGATAAGTATGCTCGTATGGGCTTATAGCACTGtggaaaataaaagcaaagaattatgttttaataacattttatatataaaattaaaagaaagaactttacagttatataaaagtatgaCTCCTAAGCAACTTTCTAACTGTTTACTAGGACTGTCAACAACTTTAGGCAGAGCTATAAATAACGACGGATACGTAGACACTACTTTGCATGCCGAAGTTGAGCAGTACTTATTACAAAACGTGGTGGAAAAGTATGAAGTAGGGGGAAAATGTAAAACAGGGGGAACACACCAAATCAGTGGAAAACACAAAACCAGTGAAATGTATAAAGCAGCAAATAAAGGGGTACAAAAAACGAAATACTACAATTTGacttttttgaatttttttactGCCGAAGATCTGgcaaatatatgtttttcctACTCGTTAGTAAGAACAGGTAGCAGGGAATTTCACACTTTAATTCAATCTGTgttattaaacaaaatatatgatttatcTCCTCAACACATATCAAAAATAGCATATACGTATGGATGTTTCTATTACTATTCTTCATATACTTTGTTAAGTTCTTTGCAGTATGAAATATTACAAAGGGTCCATCAATTTTCTTATCACGAGATTAGTGATATTCTATGGTGTTATTgtgttaataaattttttgacTCAGATTTCTGGAAGTGTATGTTACATGGTATCGATTTTGAAAAAGTTTATAATGATGCTCGATgttctttattatattcatctctatcatatattaatttagtTGATTCATCTATTTTAGATTCATATAATGTGttaagaatttttaattttttaagagaATCGTACTGGAATTTTCAAATTGTAGAATACCCTCACATGTTTGCAGATGAGGTAGTACAAACTCTAGTTgaggaaaataattttattttatcaaataatTGTAGCTCGAGTAAAGACAGAGCtgtatttcaatatatacaaaaagtaTTTGATTATGAAGGCTTTttaattgatatatattttgaatataagaataagaaatatgctatatttttatatacaccTCTTAATACAACATATGATGGTTATCCGCTAggagaaaatattttgaaaacaagatttataaaaaagaagaatataaatatagtacATTTGGTTCATAACATTTGGAAGAATTGTGGAAAGGATGATAGAATTAGTTTGATACATTCGCAATTATGA